A region from the Panicum hallii strain FIL2 chromosome 1, PHallii_v3.1, whole genome shotgun sequence genome encodes:
- the LOC112899610 gene encoding auxin response factor 6-like isoform X2 yields the protein MRVPVLLFRCLRLVVGWCIFLKATVAASTNKEMESQIPNYPSLPPQLICQLHNVTMHADAETDEVYAQMTLQPLSPQELKDPFLPAELGSASKQPTNYFCKTLTASDTSTHGGFSVPRRAAEKVFPPLDFNQQPPAQELIAKDLHGNDWKFRHIFRGQPKRHLLTTGWSVFVSAKRLVAGDSVLFIWNDNNQLLLGIRRASRPQTVMPSSVLSSDSMHIGLLAAAAHAASTNSRFTIFYNPRASPCEFVIPLSKYVKAVYHTRISVGMRFRMLFETEESSVRRYMGTITGISDLDPVRWPNSHWRSVKVGWDESTAGEKQPRVSLWEIEPLTTFPMYPSPFALGLKRPWPTGLPSLYGGRDDGLTSSLMWLRDGANPSFQSLNFGGLGASPWMQPRMDNSLLGLQSDMYQTIAAAAALQGTTKQISPSVMQFQQPQNIVGRSALLSSQIMQQARPQFQQIYNQNINDSTVQGHTQAEYLQEQLQCSQSFNEQKPQLHPQQQHQESQQQQECVQTPQNQQLHCLPNALSAFSQLSSVTQSPSSTLPTVPAFSNQNFPDTNVSSLTPSGGSSMQGMLGQLPSEAASNLPCVARTTPLPISDPWSSKRVAVESVNPSRPHAVSTQIEQLDMTPCNLPQNSALAPLPGRGCLVDQDGSSDPQNHLLFGVNIDSQSLLMQGGIPGHQNDNVSRTIPYSTSNFLSPSQDDFPLNQPLPSAGCLDESGYVPCAENSEQANQQFSTFVKVYKSGTIGRLLDITRFSSYDELRSEVGRLFGLEGQLEDPLRSGWQLVFVDGEDDVLLVGDDPWQEFVNSVSCIKILSPEEVQQMGKQGIQLLSSAPARRLSNGCDSYVSRQESRSLSTGMAQVGSVEF from the exons ATGCGTGTGCCGGTCCTCTTGTTTCGTTGCCTGCGGTTGGTAGTCGGGTGGTGTATTTTCCTCAAGGCCACG GTAGCAGCATCAACAAATAAGGAAATGGAGTCTCAGATTCCCAACTATCCTAGCCTGCCTCCGCAGCTTATATGCCAACTCCATAATGTGACCATGCAT GCTGATGCAGAGACAGATGAGGTCTATGCACAGATGACACTGCAGCCACTCAGCCCA CAAGAGCTCAAGGACCCATTTCTACCTGCCGAGTTAGGCAGTGCCAGCAAGCAACCAACAAACTACTTTTGCAAGACATTAACTGCGAGTGACACAAGTACACATGGTGGATTCTCAGTTCCCCGCCGAGCAGCAGAGAAGGTGTTTCCTCCACTG GATTTCAATCAGCAACCACCAGCACAGGAGTTGATTGCAAAAGATCTTCATGGCAACGACTGGAAATTTCGTCATATCTTTCGGG GTCAACCAAAGCGGCATCTTCTGACAACTGGTTGGAGTGTCTTTGTTAGTGCAAAGAGACTGGTTGCTGGAGACTCCGTCCTTTTTATCTG GAATGACAACAACCAGCTGCTTCTGGGCATTCGTCGAGCAAGCAGGCCACAGACTGTCATGCCATCATCGGTACTTTCTAGTGATAGCATGCACATTGGTCTGCTCGCTGCAGCAGCTCATGCTGCATCAACAAATAGCCGCTTTACTATTTTCTATAATCCAAG AGCAAGCCCTTGTGAGTTTGTCATACCGTTGTCTAAGTACGTAAAGGCTGTGTACCATACCCGTATATCTGTGGGTATGCGTTTTCGCATGTTATTTGAGACAGAGGAATCTAGTGTCAGGAG ATACATGGGGACAATTACAGGAATAAGTGATCTTGATCCTGTTCGCTGGCCGAACTCGCACTGGCGTTCTGTAAAG GTTGGATGGGATGAATCAACTGCTGGAGAGAAGCAGCCAAGAGTGTCTCTTTGGGAGATTGAACCATTGACAACTTTTCCGATGTATCCATCTCCTTTTGCTCTTGGATTAAAGCGTCCATGGCCTACAGGCCTGCCTTCTTTATATG GTGGAAGGGATGACGGCTTGACCTCTTCTCTTATGTGGCTTCGAGATGGTGCAAACCCAAGTTTCCAGTCACTGAATTTTGGTGGGCTTGGTGCGAGTCCTTGGATGCAGCCGAGAATGGATAATTCCCTACTTGGTCTGCAGTCTGACATGTACCAGAccatagcagcagcagcagcattacAGGGCACCACGAAGCAAATCTCACCTTCAGTAATGCAGTTCCAACAGCCTCAGAATATTGTTGGTAGATCTGCTCTCCTATCTAGTCAGATTATGCAGCAAGCACGGCCTCAGTTTCAGCAAATTTACAACCAAAATATCAATGACAGCACAGTTCAAGGTCATACTCAGGCTGAGTACCTCCAGGAGCAGCTTCAATGCAGCCAGTCATTTAATGAGCAGAAGCCTCAGCTGCATCCACAGCAACAGCATCAAGAatcacagcagcagcaggaatGTGTGCAAACACCACAAAATCAACAGCTGCATTGTTTGCCAAATGCACTGTCAGCTTTTTCTCAGCTTTCTTCAGTCACTCAATCTCCATCTTCCACATTGCCGACAGTTCCAGCATTCTCAAATCAAAACTTTCCAGACACAAACGTCAGCTCTCTCACACCATCCGGTGGCTCTTCCATGCAAGGCATGTTGGGACAGTTACCATCAGAAGCAGCTTCGAACCTCCCATGTGTGGCAAGAACCACTCCTTTACCGATATCTGACCCATGGTCATCTAAGCGAGTTGCAGTGGAGTCTGTTAACCCTTCTCGGCCTCATGCTGTTTCAACGCAGATAGAACAATTGGATATGACCCCATGTAACTTGCCACAAAATTCTGCATTAGCACCATTACCTGGACGAGGATGCTTAGTGGATCAAGACGGGAGCTCTGATCCTCAAAACCACCTGTTATTTGGTGTTAACATAGACTCACAGTCACTTTTGATGCAAGGTGGCATTCCAGGCCATCAGAATGATAATGTTTcaagaacaattccatattcaaCCTCCAATTTCCTGAGCCCTTCTCAAGATGATTTCCCCTTGAATCAGCCACTACCTAGTGCAGGCTGCTTAGATGAGTCGGGCTATGTTCCATGTGCAGAGAATTCTGAGCAAGCAAATCAACAGTTTTCAACCTTTGTGAAG GTTTACAAATCTGGAACCATTGGAAGGTTGCTCGATATCACTAGATTCAGCAGCTATGATGAACTTCGTAGCGAGGTGGGGCGTCTATTCGGCCTTGAGGGCCAGTTGGAAGACCCTTTGAGATCAGGCTGGCAGCTTGTATTTGTCGATGGAGAGGACGATGTCCTTTTAGTTGGTGATGACCCATGGCA GGAATTCGTGAACAGTGTGTCCTGCATAAAGATACTTTCTCCGGAGGAGGTTCAGCAGATGGGCAAGCAGGGCATTCAGCTCTTGAGCTCGGCTCCTGCCAGAAGGCTCAGCAATGGCTGTGACAGCTATGTTAGCAGGCAGGAATCAAGAAGCCTGAGCACTGGAATGGCACAAGTGGGTTCGGTTGAGTTCTGA
- the LOC112899610 gene encoding auxin response factor 6-like isoform X1, translating to MKLSLSAGGGLQDQPASPEEAEENKCLNSELWHACAGPLVSLPAVGSRVVYFPQGHGEQVAASTNKEMESQIPNYPSLPPQLICQLHNVTMHADAETDEVYAQMTLQPLSPQELKDPFLPAELGSASKQPTNYFCKTLTASDTSTHGGFSVPRRAAEKVFPPLDFNQQPPAQELIAKDLHGNDWKFRHIFRGQPKRHLLTTGWSVFVSAKRLVAGDSVLFIWNDNNQLLLGIRRASRPQTVMPSSVLSSDSMHIGLLAAAAHAASTNSRFTIFYNPRASPCEFVIPLSKYVKAVYHTRISVGMRFRMLFETEESSVRRYMGTITGISDLDPVRWPNSHWRSVKVGWDESTAGEKQPRVSLWEIEPLTTFPMYPSPFALGLKRPWPTGLPSLYGGRDDGLTSSLMWLRDGANPSFQSLNFGGLGASPWMQPRMDNSLLGLQSDMYQTIAAAAALQGTTKQISPSVMQFQQPQNIVGRSALLSSQIMQQARPQFQQIYNQNINDSTVQGHTQAEYLQEQLQCSQSFNEQKPQLHPQQQHQESQQQQECVQTPQNQQLHCLPNALSAFSQLSSVTQSPSSTLPTVPAFSNQNFPDTNVSSLTPSGGSSMQGMLGQLPSEAASNLPCVARTTPLPISDPWSSKRVAVESVNPSRPHAVSTQIEQLDMTPCNLPQNSALAPLPGRGCLVDQDGSSDPQNHLLFGVNIDSQSLLMQGGIPGHQNDNVSRTIPYSTSNFLSPSQDDFPLNQPLPSAGCLDESGYVPCAENSEQANQQFSTFVKVYKSGTIGRLLDITRFSSYDELRSEVGRLFGLEGQLEDPLRSGWQLVFVDGEDDVLLVGDDPWQEFVNSVSCIKILSPEEVQQMGKQGIQLLSSAPARRLSNGCDSYVSRQESRSLSTGMAQVGSVEF from the exons ATGAAGCTCTCGCTGTCGGCCGGCGGCGGTCTTCAGGACCAGCCGGCGTCGCCGGAAG AAGCAGAAGAGAACAAGTGCCTAAATTCTGAGTTGTGGCATGCGTGTGCCGGTCCTCTTGTTTCGTTGCCTGCGGTTGGTAGTCGGGTGGTGTATTTTCCTCAAGGCCACGGTGAGCAG GTAGCAGCATCAACAAATAAGGAAATGGAGTCTCAGATTCCCAACTATCCTAGCCTGCCTCCGCAGCTTATATGCCAACTCCATAATGTGACCATGCAT GCTGATGCAGAGACAGATGAGGTCTATGCACAGATGACACTGCAGCCACTCAGCCCA CAAGAGCTCAAGGACCCATTTCTACCTGCCGAGTTAGGCAGTGCCAGCAAGCAACCAACAAACTACTTTTGCAAGACATTAACTGCGAGTGACACAAGTACACATGGTGGATTCTCAGTTCCCCGCCGAGCAGCAGAGAAGGTGTTTCCTCCACTG GATTTCAATCAGCAACCACCAGCACAGGAGTTGATTGCAAAAGATCTTCATGGCAACGACTGGAAATTTCGTCATATCTTTCGGG GTCAACCAAAGCGGCATCTTCTGACAACTGGTTGGAGTGTCTTTGTTAGTGCAAAGAGACTGGTTGCTGGAGACTCCGTCCTTTTTATCTG GAATGACAACAACCAGCTGCTTCTGGGCATTCGTCGAGCAAGCAGGCCACAGACTGTCATGCCATCATCGGTACTTTCTAGTGATAGCATGCACATTGGTCTGCTCGCTGCAGCAGCTCATGCTGCATCAACAAATAGCCGCTTTACTATTTTCTATAATCCAAG AGCAAGCCCTTGTGAGTTTGTCATACCGTTGTCTAAGTACGTAAAGGCTGTGTACCATACCCGTATATCTGTGGGTATGCGTTTTCGCATGTTATTTGAGACAGAGGAATCTAGTGTCAGGAG ATACATGGGGACAATTACAGGAATAAGTGATCTTGATCCTGTTCGCTGGCCGAACTCGCACTGGCGTTCTGTAAAG GTTGGATGGGATGAATCAACTGCTGGAGAGAAGCAGCCAAGAGTGTCTCTTTGGGAGATTGAACCATTGACAACTTTTCCGATGTATCCATCTCCTTTTGCTCTTGGATTAAAGCGTCCATGGCCTACAGGCCTGCCTTCTTTATATG GTGGAAGGGATGACGGCTTGACCTCTTCTCTTATGTGGCTTCGAGATGGTGCAAACCCAAGTTTCCAGTCACTGAATTTTGGTGGGCTTGGTGCGAGTCCTTGGATGCAGCCGAGAATGGATAATTCCCTACTTGGTCTGCAGTCTGACATGTACCAGAccatagcagcagcagcagcattacAGGGCACCACGAAGCAAATCTCACCTTCAGTAATGCAGTTCCAACAGCCTCAGAATATTGTTGGTAGATCTGCTCTCCTATCTAGTCAGATTATGCAGCAAGCACGGCCTCAGTTTCAGCAAATTTACAACCAAAATATCAATGACAGCACAGTTCAAGGTCATACTCAGGCTGAGTACCTCCAGGAGCAGCTTCAATGCAGCCAGTCATTTAATGAGCAGAAGCCTCAGCTGCATCCACAGCAACAGCATCAAGAatcacagcagcagcaggaatGTGTGCAAACACCACAAAATCAACAGCTGCATTGTTTGCCAAATGCACTGTCAGCTTTTTCTCAGCTTTCTTCAGTCACTCAATCTCCATCTTCCACATTGCCGACAGTTCCAGCATTCTCAAATCAAAACTTTCCAGACACAAACGTCAGCTCTCTCACACCATCCGGTGGCTCTTCCATGCAAGGCATGTTGGGACAGTTACCATCAGAAGCAGCTTCGAACCTCCCATGTGTGGCAAGAACCACTCCTTTACCGATATCTGACCCATGGTCATCTAAGCGAGTTGCAGTGGAGTCTGTTAACCCTTCTCGGCCTCATGCTGTTTCAACGCAGATAGAACAATTGGATATGACCCCATGTAACTTGCCACAAAATTCTGCATTAGCACCATTACCTGGACGAGGATGCTTAGTGGATCAAGACGGGAGCTCTGATCCTCAAAACCACCTGTTATTTGGTGTTAACATAGACTCACAGTCACTTTTGATGCAAGGTGGCATTCCAGGCCATCAGAATGATAATGTTTcaagaacaattccatattcaaCCTCCAATTTCCTGAGCCCTTCTCAAGATGATTTCCCCTTGAATCAGCCACTACCTAGTGCAGGCTGCTTAGATGAGTCGGGCTATGTTCCATGTGCAGAGAATTCTGAGCAAGCAAATCAACAGTTTTCAACCTTTGTGAAG GTTTACAAATCTGGAACCATTGGAAGGTTGCTCGATATCACTAGATTCAGCAGCTATGATGAACTTCGTAGCGAGGTGGGGCGTCTATTCGGCCTTGAGGGCCAGTTGGAAGACCCTTTGAGATCAGGCTGGCAGCTTGTATTTGTCGATGGAGAGGACGATGTCCTTTTAGTTGGTGATGACCCATGGCA GGAATTCGTGAACAGTGTGTCCTGCATAAAGATACTTTCTCCGGAGGAGGTTCAGCAGATGGGCAAGCAGGGCATTCAGCTCTTGAGCTCGGCTCCTGCCAGAAGGCTCAGCAATGGCTGTGACAGCTATGTTAGCAGGCAGGAATCAAGAAGCCTGAGCACTGGAATGGCACAAGTGGGTTCGGTTGAGTTCTGA